Proteins encoded together in one Coffea arabica cultivar ET-39 chromosome 2c, Coffea Arabica ET-39 HiFi, whole genome shotgun sequence window:
- the LOC113731161 gene encoding cold shock domain-containing protein 4-like, translating into MAADEGGEQRQTERAKGHVKWFNDQKGFGFITPTDGGEDLFVHHSGIKAGGGGFRSLGEGEAVEFEVEQGGDGRTKAVNVTGPDGGPVQGGSRGGGGGGGYNGGGGGRSRGGGGYGGGGGGGYGGGGGGYGGGGGYGGSGGGGCFKCGESGHLARDCYQGGGGGGRYGGGGSGCFKCGEDGHFARECPNSNR; encoded by the coding sequence atggcTGCTGACGAGGGTGGTGAGCAGAGGCAAACCGAGAGGGCAAAGGGCCATGTCAAGTGGTTCAATGACCAGAAAGGTTTTGGATTCATCACTCCTACTGACGGCGGCGAAGATTTGTTCGTCCATCACTCTGGGATTAAGGCCGGCGGTGGCGGGTTTCGCAGTCTGGGCGAGGGTGAAGCCGTCGAGTTTGAGGTGGAGCAAGGTGGTGATGGCCGTACCAAGGCCGTCAATGTCACTGGCCCAGATGGGGGACCTGTTCAGGGAGGAAGCCGCGGCGGCGGAGGAGGAGGTGGCTACAACGGAGGCGGTGGTGGCAGGAGCCGCGGTGGAGGGGGATACGGCGGCGGAGGCGGAGGGGGGTACGGCGGCGGTGGAGGGGGGTACGGCGGCGGTGGAGGTTACGGAGGAAGCGGAGGAGGTGGGTGTTTCAAGTGCGGTGAGTCTGGGCATCTTGCTAGGGACTGCTACCAGGGTGGCGGCGGTGGGGGTAGGTATGGCGGTGGGGGCAGCGGCTGCTTCAAATGCGGGGAAGATGGACATTTTGCCCGAGAATGCCCAAACAGTAATCGTTGA